The Longimicrobiaceae bacterium region GTGCTCACGAAGGCGCCGCCGATGCCGACGAGGTACAGGACGGGAGAGACCTTGCCCTTCAGGTCGCGCCCCAGCGCCCGCGCGAGCACGGAGCCGGGGCCCTCGCGCTTCAAGATGGTGGCTTGGAGGATGAAGTACGCGATGGCGGCCATCAGCAGGACCACGCCGTATGCGGAGGTGGGCACCGGCGCGAAGTGGTTCTCGCCCATCCAGCCCGTCACGAACGGCACCAGCGAGAGCCAGAACAGCAGGTGCAGGTTGGCCCACATGATGTTGCCATCCACGTGCCGCGTCACGTGCAGCATGTGGTGGTGGTTGCTCCAGTAGATGCCGATGTACACGAAGCTCAGCAGGTACGACAGGAACACCGGCAGCCCCGGCCGCAGCGAGGCCACGTCCGCCCCGTGCGGCGCCTTCATCTCCAGCACGGCGATGGTGATGATGATGGCCATCACGCCGTCGCTGAACGCTTCCATGCGTCCGGTGTTCATGGTGCTCTCGGCAGATGTGGGAAGTCGGTAGATGCGGGGCGAGCTCCGTTCGGCGGCACCATTCTCCGCCGGGAACCTTCCGCCGATGAGGATCATCTCCCGCGCCCCCCGCCGCAACCCCGCGGATGCGCGGCGTCGCTCGACCGACGCGGCGGATCCGCCGGATGATCCGCATCTACCGTCCGCACTTTCCCCGCGGCCGATGAGGCCTGCGGACGTTCATCCGATGTGACCTCCCGATGCTCGTCCGACAGCGGGGCTTGCGTGCTGGAGACGATCTGCGCATTTTGAGACCGATCGGTCGCATTCTTGAATCGAGGCGAGCATGGGCAAGGGCGAGCAGACGCGCGAGCACATCCTGGAGCGGGCGGCGGTGCTCTTCAACCGGCAGGGCTTCGCCGGCGCGTCGATGGCGGACGTGATGGAGGCCACCGGGCTGCGCAAGGGCGGCATCTACCGTCACTTCGAGAGCAAAGAGCGGCTGGCGCTGGAGGCGTTCGACCACGCGGTGGGCCTCGTCCGCGCCCGCTTCGTGGCCGCGTTGGACGGCAAGCGCAACGCGGTGGACCGGCTGCGCGCTATCGTCGGTGTCTTCCGCGAGTACGTGATCGATCCGCCCATCCCCGGCGGGTGCCCGGTGATGAACACCGCCATCGAGAACGACGACGGCAACCCCGAGTTGCGCGCCCG contains the following coding sequences:
- a CDS encoding TMEM175 family protein codes for the protein MNTGRMEAFSDGVMAIIITIAVLEMKAPHGADVASLRPGLPVFLSYLLSFVYIGIYWSNHHHMLHVTRHVDGNIMWANLHLLFWLSLVPFVTGWMGENHFAPVPTSAYGVVLLMAAIAYFILQATILKREGPGSVLARALGRDLKGKVSPVLYLVGIGGAFVSTWISGAAYVAVALIWLVPDRRIERALESHHAAHGTDAA
- a CDS encoding TetR/AcrR family transcriptional regulator, translated to MGKGEQTREHILERAAVLFNRQGFAGASMADVMEATGLRKGGIYRHFESKERLALEAFDHAVGLVRARFVAALDGKRNAVDRLRAIVGVFREYVIDPPIPGGCPVMNTAIENDDGNPELRARALAVMEEWRAMVCRTVEKGVERGELRSTTDAEETASVVISLLEGAIMMSKLYHDPVHLQRAVEHLDRHLEAAARA